A stretch of Triticum aestivum cultivar Chinese Spring chromosome 1D, IWGSC CS RefSeq v2.1, whole genome shotgun sequence DNA encodes these proteins:
- the LOC123169515 gene encoding uncharacterized protein, giving the protein MREGRANGGVDGERGGADAAAGPVGAPRRQRPARPHPSSSGSAASSSSGGGEAGAGGAKKQGRRKSKRREQVVRAIRGRLPPPPACWGNVSVVRERRGRRERPGVDAVRGVEEGEGRSGAGTAALPAWCCLCPEGDCSLEPNPSANGKEDPGLRALIERNDFYSDDCNPHAAAAAEDDDDDDGAASPAADFD; this is encoded by the coding sequence ATGCGGGAGGGGCGAGCCAATGGCGGGGTCGACGGAGAGAGAGGCGGCGCTGACGCCGCCGCCGGTCCCGTGGGCGCGCCTCGGCGGCAGAGGCCGGCCCGGCCCCACCCGTCCTCATCCGGCTCGGCCGCGTCGTCTTCGTCGGGTGGAGGAGAGGCGGGGGCAGGGGGAGCCAAGAAGCAGGGGAGGCGCAAGAGCAAGCGGCGGGAGCAGGTCGTGAGGGCGATCcggggccggctgcctcccccGCCCGCCTGCTGGGGCAACGTCTCGGTGGTCCGGGAGAGGAGGGGCCGGAGGGAGAGGCCTGGCGTCGACGCCGTCCGCGGGgtcgaggagggggaggggcgctctGGCGCGGGAACCGCCGCGCTGCCGGCGTGGTGCTGCCTCTGCCCCGAAGGGGACTGCTCGCTGGAGCCCAACCCGAGCGCCAACGGCAAGGAGGACCCCGGCCTCCGCGCCCTCATCGAGCGCAACGACTTCTACTCCGACGACTGCaacccgcacgccgccgccgccgccgaagacgacgacgacgacgacggcgcggCAAGCCCCGCCGCCGATTTTGATTAG